In Fluviispira sanaruensis, a genomic segment contains:
- the ubiG gene encoding bifunctional 2-polyprenyl-6-hydroxyphenol methylase/3-demethylubiquinol 3-O-methyltransferase UbiG, which produces MLKKYQINNEIYKQMGDEWYVSDNYVALLRAEARARNPWVSKKIIELIKKEDVTVLDVGCGGGLLANDLAKMNYKVTGVDIHQEVLNVGKKYDSTGSVKYLYADAHALPFPDACFDVVCILDVLEHVDNYIQVLNECVRCLKNGGYIFYHTFNRNIFSLLFVIKGMEIFVKNTPKNLHVHHLFIKPKEIKEVFKELNCKSKEIKGLNPKIFSREFMKLILKGEIDEKFEFELTNSLIAGYIGYAEKLN; this is translated from the coding sequence ATGTTGAAAAAATATCAAATAAATAATGAAATATATAAACAAATGGGTGACGAGTGGTACGTGAGTGATAACTATGTCGCTCTTCTCCGCGCGGAGGCAAGAGCACGTAATCCATGGGTTAGTAAAAAAATAATTGAACTAATAAAAAAAGAAGATGTTACTGTTTTAGATGTTGGTTGCGGTGGAGGATTGCTTGCAAACGACTTAGCTAAAATGAATTATAAAGTTACTGGTGTTGACATTCATCAAGAAGTTCTCAATGTAGGAAAAAAATATGACAGCACAGGAAGTGTAAAATATCTATATGCCGATGCACATGCTCTACCATTTCCTGACGCTTGTTTTGATGTCGTTTGTATTTTAGATGTTCTTGAGCATGTCGATAACTACATTCAGGTATTAAATGAATGTGTACGTTGCTTAAAAAATGGTGGGTATATTTTTTATCATACATTTAACAGAAATATATTTTCATTATTGTTTGTAATTAAGGGAATGGAGATCTTTGTTAAAAATACGCCTAAAAATTTACATGTTCATCATTTATTTATTAAGCCTAAAGAAATTAAAGAAGTATTTAAAGAATTGAATTGCAAGTCAAAAGAAATAAAAGGATTAAACCCTAAAATATTTTCAAGAGAATTTATGAAATTAATCTTAAAAGGCGAGATAGACGAAAAATTTGAATTTGAGCTAACAAACTCATTAATAGCTGGATATATTGGGTATGCTGAAAAATTAAATTAA
- a CDS encoding efflux RND transporter permease subunit, which translates to MLLSKVSIKRPYFASILNLLIIIFGLMSYPKLGIEDQPNIELPLITVSVAYSGSNPSTSEELLLKPMEKSFRSITGLKNMNGSAYQNGANVSLEFELDVKADRAIEDVRNKVSQIYFPKDADTPIVEKYEMNGDSILGLTLSSTKLSKRELSNYAIFELKPLIQQIKGVGEIDVIGSQEREVHIELNSALINSMQLSPIKIKNQIASQIVTLPAGLLRTPTSVTGMSTQNIPTTIDSIAKIPLELNPENIIRVEDIAEVKDSVVEARSYGEFNGKQSIFIYIGKKPQSNMVEVSNNIRELIKKINTSQGENLNLSVIFDDSTWISSSIESVKFDLLLGAILAVFVVFIFLHDWRNTVICAVSIPTSIIGTFIVANALNFTLNNLTMLALTLSIGILVDDSIVVIENIHRHRTLGKNIFTAAYDGTAEIGLAAIAVTLAIVAVFIPVAFMEGVIGKFFFEFGITVATSVIISLFVAFTLVPMMSSRLLKDDNHLNSQKNKYALFFDNKFTEFQKKYQNTLRFLLRYKKSTLSGALVILILSVVLLKFVPMTLNIDEDNGKTRISFTLAKDTPLAVSTKRAQEIEKYILSYPGVESVLMRVGGGQLGVASDINYNITLIDPKKRNFTTAQFKQNISENLKHFIQNPEEKVGFGTRDYPLQISILSSNPQSLEQYSQKLIEFINTLPDVKDASSNADDSTYEYKIIPNRVKAASLGVTSQDIANTIRYLYAGEKVGDFFADGRFYDIKIMLPNNNNQTLNSLAGVFIPTRNENSVLLSTIATIEKVKVESVIRHLNGEKEITIKAKYFGKDLAGVTAQINDYMKKTMPFEIKNKLGGDTEFLNESIKIISSTLLLAVLFIFMVLCAQFENFMGPFSIMLSVPLAFSGSFLALIITRQPMSINAIIGIIMLMGLVTKNAILLIEFAQQKTKEGMAVNEGLLESAYVRFRPILMTTLTMVAGMIPLILSTGPGHESRANMGITVVGGLISSAILTLLIVPCFYSFIDESKMKLKNILQRKKQHTHTLKESNTID; encoded by the coding sequence ATGCTACTCTCAAAAGTCTCTATCAAAAGACCATATTTTGCATCTATTTTGAATCTATTAATCATTATATTTGGTCTAATGTCATATCCAAAACTTGGTATAGAAGACCAACCCAACATTGAATTGCCGTTGATCACTGTGAGTGTTGCCTATTCGGGCTCTAATCCCTCAACATCTGAGGAACTCCTGTTAAAACCTATGGAAAAAAGTTTTAGAAGTATTACTGGTCTTAAAAATATGAACGGTTCGGCTTACCAAAATGGTGCTAATGTATCTCTTGAATTTGAACTCGATGTAAAAGCAGATAGAGCCATTGAAGATGTGAGAAATAAAGTCAGCCAAATATATTTTCCTAAAGATGCTGACACTCCGATCGTTGAAAAATATGAAATGAATGGCGATAGCATTCTGGGTTTAACCCTATCTTCGACAAAACTTTCTAAAAGAGAACTGTCAAATTATGCCATTTTTGAACTGAAACCCTTAATACAACAAATAAAAGGTGTAGGTGAAATAGATGTGATCGGTTCTCAAGAAAGAGAAGTACATATAGAATTAAATTCCGCTCTCATAAATTCAATGCAATTATCACCCATAAAGATTAAAAATCAAATTGCAAGCCAAATTGTTACCTTACCAGCTGGACTTCTGCGCACTCCAACAAGTGTCACAGGTATGTCTACCCAAAATATTCCAACAACTATTGATAGCATAGCAAAAATACCTCTAGAATTAAATCCTGAAAACATCATTCGTGTAGAAGATATTGCTGAAGTTAAAGATAGTGTTGTCGAGGCAAGGTCCTACGGAGAATTCAATGGTAAACAATCTATTTTTATTTATATTGGTAAAAAACCACAATCCAATATGGTTGAAGTCTCAAATAATATCCGTGAGCTAATTAAGAAAATAAATACCTCCCAAGGAGAAAATCTCAATCTTTCCGTCATTTTTGATGATTCAACTTGGATTTCTTCATCGATTGAATCGGTTAAATTTGATCTTTTACTTGGCGCCATACTTGCTGTATTCGTTGTCTTTATCTTTCTTCACGACTGGCGAAATACTGTTATTTGTGCTGTGTCCATACCGACATCAATTATAGGAACATTTATAGTAGCAAATGCTTTAAACTTTACTTTAAATAATTTAACAATGTTAGCACTTACGCTATCGATTGGAATATTGGTAGATGACTCAATTGTCGTTATCGAAAATATTCATCGACATCGAACTCTCGGAAAAAATATTTTCACTGCTGCGTATGACGGCACAGCTGAAATAGGTTTAGCAGCAATTGCTGTTACTTTAGCAATTGTTGCCGTTTTTATTCCTGTTGCTTTTATGGAAGGTGTTATTGGTAAATTCTTCTTTGAATTTGGTATCACAGTCGCTACATCTGTAATTATATCACTTTTTGTTGCTTTTACCTTAGTGCCCATGATGAGCAGTCGATTATTAAAAGATGACAATCACCTAAACTCACAAAAAAATAAATATGCTTTGTTCTTTGATAATAAATTTACTGAATTTCAAAAAAAATATCAGAATACATTACGCTTTTTATTGAGATATAAGAAATCTACACTATCAGGCGCCCTTGTCATTCTTATCTTAAGCGTCGTGCTGTTAAAATTTGTACCAATGACTCTCAATATTGATGAAGATAATGGTAAAACGAGAATATCTTTTACTCTTGCTAAGGACACACCATTAGCAGTTTCCACCAAAAGGGCTCAAGAAATTGAAAAATATATTCTTTCCTATCCAGGGGTTGAAAGCGTCTTAATGCGAGTGGGTGGAGGGCAGTTAGGTGTTGCAAGCGACATAAATTATAATATTACACTAATAGATCCCAAAAAAAGAAATTTTACCACAGCTCAATTCAAACAAAACATATCTGAAAATTTAAAACACTTTATTCAAAATCCTGAAGAAAAAGTAGGTTTTGGCACTCGTGATTATCCTTTGCAAATCAGTATCCTCTCTAGTAACCCTCAATCTCTCGAACAATACTCTCAGAAATTGATTGAATTTATCAATACTCTTCCAGATGTAAAAGATGCTTCAAGCAATGCTGATGATTCTACTTATGAATATAAAATTATTCCAAATCGAGTCAAAGCAGCAAGTTTAGGAGTTACATCACAAGATATCGCAAATACAATAAGATATTTATATGCTGGTGAAAAAGTCGGAGATTTTTTTGCTGATGGACGCTTTTATGACATAAAAATTATGCTACCAAATAATAACAATCAGACTCTTAATTCCCTAGCAGGAGTTTTTATACCAACACGCAATGAAAACTCTGTGCTTCTTTCAACCATTGCAACAATCGAAAAAGTTAAAGTTGAATCTGTAATTCGCCATCTGAATGGAGAAAAAGAAATAACAATTAAAGCAAAATACTTTGGTAAAGATTTAGCAGGTGTGACTGCACAAATTAATGATTATATGAAAAAGACAATGCCTTTTGAGATTAAAAACAAATTAGGTGGCGACACAGAATTTTTGAATGAGAGTATTAAAATAATTTCTTCAACACTCTTATTAGCAGTCCTTTTTATTTTTATGGTTCTTTGCGCACAATTCGAAAATTTTATGGGGCCGTTTTCAATCATGCTCAGTGTCCCTCTTGCATTTTCAGGATCATTTTTAGCATTAATTATAACTCGACAACCCATGTCCATTAATGCTATTATTGGAATCATAATGCTTATGGGACTTGTGACAAAAAATGCAATTTTATTGATAGAATTTGCTCAACAAAAAACCAAAGAAGGTATGGCAGTAAATGAGGGACTGCTTGAATCAGCTTATGTCCGTTTTAGACCTATTTTAATGACAACATTGACAATGGTTGCCGGTATGATTCCACTCATTTTAAGCACGGGACCCGGGCATGAAAGTAGAGCAAATATGGGTATTACTGTCGTCGGAGGGCTCATCTCATCTGCTATTTTAACGTTGCTCATTGTGCCTTGTTTTTATAGTTTTATAGACGAAAGTAAGATGAAATTGAAAAATATTTTGCAAAGAAAAAAGCAGCACACACATACACTAAAGGAAAGCAATACGATTGACTGA
- a CDS encoding efflux RND transporter periplasmic adaptor subunit, translated as MYQRKIKILSPIIIMSVFCLLSCKKQSTEKISLPATSSAPAQEKISPPAQESAKQSDILQDIKANIIDTSLDSSNVPRIPASIKAENQSSIGFLTSGTISNIYVKAGEEVKQGQLLASLAEKQASIDVRSAQIEVENKKLLLEQQEKKLTRITQQQKNGIINTTTLENEKINTKTAILNLKNAQVTLESKEFILKANKLYAPYSGVISKILKNVGDYLSEGTPALQITQMKNLSLYTQMPITYFNQIKLGMKFDVINPISGEKGTAIIKRIVPVIDQSTRTFDVYADVKNYSGTLVPGTFLEINLKSN; from the coding sequence ATGTATCAGAGAAAAATTAAAATTTTAAGCCCAATAATTATAATGAGTGTGTTTTGCCTTTTATCATGTAAAAAACAGAGCACAGAGAAAATTTCATTACCTGCAACAAGCTCGGCACCTGCTCAAGAAAAAATCTCTCCACCAGCCCAAGAATCTGCTAAACAAAGTGATATTCTGCAGGATATAAAAGCAAATATCATTGATACCTCTCTGGACTCAAGCAATGTGCCAAGAATCCCGGCTTCTATAAAGGCCGAAAATCAAAGTTCGATAGGATTTTTAACTTCGGGCACAATCAGCAATATTTATGTAAAAGCAGGCGAAGAAGTGAAGCAAGGCCAATTGCTTGCTTCACTAGCCGAAAAGCAAGCATCAATAGACGTTCGCTCTGCGCAAATTGAAGTTGAAAATAAGAAATTATTACTTGAACAACAAGAAAAGAAATTAACCCGTATTACTCAGCAGCAGAAAAATGGAATTATCAATACGACGACTTTAGAAAATGAAAAAATAAATACCAAAACCGCAATTCTAAATTTAAAAAATGCACAAGTAACTTTAGAAAGTAAAGAATTTATTCTTAAAGCAAATAAACTTTATGCCCCTTATTCAGGAGTTATTTCTAAGATATTAAAAAATGTTGGAGACTATCTTTCTGAAGGTACCCCTGCATTACAAATAACACAAATGAAAAATCTTAGTTTATATACCCAAATGCCGATAACATACTTTAATCAAATAAAGCTTGGAATGAAATTTGATGTGATCAATCCCATTTCCGGCGAAAAAGGGACCGCAATAATAAAAAGAATTGTTCCAGTTATCGACCAATCAACAAGAACCTTTGATGTCTATGCGGATGTAAAAAATTATTCTGGAACACTTGTGCCAGGTACTTTTTTAGAAATCAATCTTAAATCTAATTAA
- a CDS encoding TolC family protein, with protein MQVIKYIFLVIFLLFIKNSSLSQTQINNEIQTFITLEQAMDLAENNSFNVKTAAQDLNYYDHSETLSYFNIGPSIGISGDLTFAEDQRENYNSNIPSQSESVALEVNQPLTGLITELPNLMAKKSLRKAANFDLFAERIKAREKAAEYFLNVQQAYRNIDIKKTELTSIADQLKETKILFESGDENKTKIDLLQFQAKYIESEIKLSQAENELQNKISELKTFLNINSNLKLSYENKSYFELRNKPIEKLENIIKKGKTNRNEIKSLENKISAEKYNLLHSSSNYLPKINAFARNSYEKSTQTASPNDPNYTYYPQTKFTYGLSLKWNIWDGGIIADNQMSILNKKRKLILDKEQSELAISQEIILAYNNFKNFNENLIKSKEAVQISEEALKLSLLKYQTGDLSASELILVQNSLTNSKINLAEMRNNLDISWLKLQASLGDIPKITQ; from the coding sequence ATGCAAGTTATTAAATATATTTTTTTAGTTATTTTTTTATTATTTATAAAAAATTCTAGCCTTTCGCAAACACAAATAAATAATGAAATACAAACTTTTATAACTCTTGAACAAGCTATGGATTTAGCTGAAAATAACTCCTTTAATGTAAAAACAGCCGCTCAAGATTTAAACTATTATGACCATTCTGAAACACTATCCTATTTTAACATTGGCCCGAGTATAGGCATCTCTGGAGATCTTACTTTTGCAGAAGATCAAAGGGAAAACTATAATTCCAATATTCCTTCACAGAGCGAAAGCGTTGCTCTAGAGGTGAATCAACCATTAACAGGGCTTATAACAGAACTGCCTAACCTAATGGCAAAAAAGAGCCTTCGAAAGGCTGCAAATTTTGACCTCTTTGCAGAGAGAATTAAAGCCCGAGAAAAGGCTGCAGAATACTTTTTAAATGTCCAACAAGCTTATAGAAATATTGATATTAAAAAAACTGAGTTAACAAGTATAGCTGATCAACTAAAAGAGACAAAAATTCTCTTTGAAAGTGGTGATGAAAACAAAACAAAAATTGATCTCTTACAGTTTCAAGCAAAATATATTGAAAGCGAAATAAAGCTCAGTCAAGCAGAAAATGAATTACAAAATAAAATAAGTGAACTAAAAACTTTTTTAAATATTAATAGCAATCTTAAGCTTTCCTATGAAAATAAATCTTATTTTGAATTAAGAAATAAACCAATTGAGAAACTTGAAAATATTATCAAAAAAGGAAAAACTAATAGAAATGAAATAAAAAGCCTTGAGAACAAAATCAGTGCTGAAAAATATAACTTATTACATTCTTCATCCAATTATTTACCCAAAATAAATGCTTTTGCAAGAAATAGCTATGAAAAGTCAACTCAAACTGCAAGCCCAAACGATCCAAATTATACTTATTATCCTCAAACAAAGTTCACATATGGATTGAGCTTGAAATGGAATATTTGGGACGGAGGCATCATAGCTGATAATCAAATGTCAATATTAAATAAAAAAAGAAAGCTTATTCTTGATAAAGAGCAATCAGAACTCGCAATAAGTCAAGAAATTATTTTAGCCTATAATAACTTTAAGAACTTTAACGAAAATTTAATAAAATCCAAAGAAGCTGTTCAAATTTCAGAAGAAGCATTAAAGTTGTCTCTTTTAAAATACCAGACAGGTGATTTATCTGCCTCAGAACTTATATTAGTGCAAAATAGTTTAACTAATTCAAAAATAAATTTAGCTGAAATGAGAAATAATCTTGATATTTCATGGCTTAAGTTACAAGCTTCATTAGGTGATATACCTAAAATAACTCAATAA
- a CDS encoding response regulator encodes MKVLIIDDDSDLLEMAARRMKKKGIDVLTALNLKDALEILKKTNEISAIICDLFLANGENGIDFYENLLNQTFKEKFILTTGDDSADNRIEKLKKSYSNFSCLQKPYSIDELLKYLG; translated from the coding sequence ATGAAAGTTCTAATTATTGACGATGATTCAGATTTACTTGAGATGGCCGCACGTAGAATGAAAAAAAAAGGCATTGATGTTTTGACAGCACTTAATCTGAAGGATGCCCTTGAGATTTTAAAAAAAACCAATGAAATAAGCGCAATAATATGCGATCTTTTTCTAGCAAATGGAGAAAATGGAATTGATTTCTATGAAAACTTATTAAATCAAACATTTAAAGAAAAATTTATCTTAACCACAGGCGATGATTCTGCCGACAACCGCATCGAAAAATTAAAAAAATCATATTCTAACTTTTCGTGCCTGCAAAAACCTTATTCAATCGACGAACTCCTTAAATATTTAGGATAA
- a CDS encoding NADP-dependent malic enzyme: MGLREDALNYHSKGRKGKIETGITKECKNQKDITLAYSPGVAEPCKEIARDPSLVYEYTAKGNLVAVVTNGTAVLGLGAIGPMAGKPVMEGKAVLFKIFADIDCYDIELNAKTPEEIISACRMLEPTFGGINLEDIKAPECFEVEEQLREELDIPVFHDDQHGTAIVSAAALINACEITGRNISDAICVVNGAGAAAIACAQMYINIGLKKENLFLCDSKGVVYKGRTEGMNKYKERFANDTKKRTLAEAIDGADVFCGLSVAGAVSKEMVASMAKNPIIFAMANPDPEISPKDIKSVRSDAIIATGRSDYPNQVNNVLGYPYIFRGCMDVLSRRINEEMKMAAVYAIAGLAKEDIPESVTRSYESISGFGREYLIPKPFDPRLLLRVAPAVAKAAMETNVARKKIDLDVYVDQLESRLGVLQSVTRKIKRGVVIANRANGKKMRVVLPEGTSPKILKAAEIVRSEGICEPILLGNVNKIHELIREAKLEKNLDQVTIIDPAVDKNTDVYASVLLEKRARKGVTRMGAQELISGDHHYYAAMMVESGHADAFCSGVHHNYGDALRPALQIFGVQTDKVLAGIYMLLWKERSIFLADATVNINPSAEQLAQIAIQTHDIAKIYLNEHPRVAMLSFSNFGSTKHPESEKVCRATEIVKKMRPDIEIDGEMQADFALSSELLERSYGFSTLKGPANVLIFPDLTSGNVAYKLLGKLGGATTIGPILTGIKKPVNVLARNSDIEEIVNLITFTVHRAQNGM, encoded by the coding sequence ATGGGTTTGAGAGAAGATGCACTTAATTATCATAGCAAAGGCCGCAAAGGCAAAATTGAAACAGGAATTACAAAGGAGTGTAAAAATCAAAAAGATATCACTCTTGCATATTCTCCAGGAGTCGCTGAACCATGTAAAGAAATAGCAAGGGATCCCTCTCTTGTTTATGAGTACACAGCAAAAGGAAATTTAGTGGCAGTTGTGACGAATGGGACTGCTGTTCTTGGTTTAGGCGCGATCGGTCCCATGGCAGGTAAGCCTGTTATGGAAGGAAAAGCCGTACTATTTAAAATATTTGCAGATATAGATTGTTACGATATTGAATTAAACGCAAAAACGCCTGAAGAAATCATTTCTGCGTGCCGCATGCTTGAACCTACTTTTGGTGGAATTAATCTTGAAGATATCAAAGCACCCGAATGCTTTGAAGTGGAAGAGCAATTGCGTGAAGAACTCGATATTCCTGTTTTTCATGACGATCAGCACGGAACGGCCATCGTCAGTGCAGCAGCGTTGATTAACGCTTGTGAAATAACAGGGCGTAATATCTCTGATGCTATATGTGTCGTAAATGGTGCGGGAGCGGCTGCGATTGCATGTGCACAAATGTATATTAATATTGGTTTAAAAAAGGAAAATCTTTTTCTTTGTGATTCCAAAGGTGTGGTTTATAAAGGACGCACGGAAGGAATGAATAAATATAAAGAGCGGTTTGCGAATGATACTAAGAAACGAACTTTAGCAGAAGCTATTGATGGTGCAGATGTCTTTTGTGGCCTGAGTGTTGCTGGTGCTGTTTCGAAAGAAATGGTTGCGAGCATGGCCAAAAATCCAATTATTTTTGCTATGGCAAATCCAGATCCCGAAATCAGTCCAAAAGATATAAAATCAGTTCGTTCCGATGCAATTATTGCAACTGGTCGCTCTGATTATCCGAATCAGGTAAATAACGTTCTAGGATATCCTTATATATTTAGAGGATGTATGGACGTTTTATCTAGAAGAATAAATGAAGAAATGAAAATGGCTGCCGTCTATGCGATTGCAGGGCTTGCGAAAGAAGATATTCCTGAAAGTGTGACACGTTCTTATGAAAGTATATCTGGCTTTGGCCGTGAATATCTTATACCAAAACCATTCGATCCTCGTCTATTATTAAGAGTTGCTCCCGCAGTTGCGAAAGCAGCTATGGAAACAAATGTTGCACGTAAGAAAATTGATCTCGATGTTTATGTCGACCAATTGGAATCACGATTAGGTGTATTGCAATCCGTAACTCGGAAAATTAAGCGTGGAGTTGTTATTGCCAATAGAGCAAATGGTAAGAAAATGCGGGTCGTTTTGCCAGAAGGAACAAGTCCAAAAATTTTAAAAGCCGCAGAAATTGTTCGAAGTGAGGGGATTTGTGAACCCATTTTATTGGGCAATGTGAATAAAATTCATGAACTTATTCGAGAAGCAAAATTAGAAAAAAATCTTGATCAGGTTACTATCATTGATCCCGCTGTGGATAAAAATACCGATGTCTATGCATCAGTATTACTTGAAAAGCGCGCAAGAAAAGGTGTGACAAGGATGGGAGCTCAAGAGCTCATTTCTGGTGACCACCATTATTATGCAGCGATGATGGTTGAATCTGGGCATGCTGACGCTTTTTGCTCTGGAGTTCACCACAATTACGGCGATGCCCTCAGACCTGCTTTACAAATATTTGGGGTACAAACAGATAAAGTTCTTGCTGGAATTTATATGCTGCTTTGGAAGGAAAGAAGTATTTTCCTAGCAGACGCAACGGTAAATATTAATCCAAGTGCAGAGCAATTAGCCCAAATTGCAATTCAAACGCATGATATTGCAAAAATATATTTAAATGAACACCCTAGAGTTGCTATGCTCAGCTTTAGTAATTTTGGAAGCACAAAACATCCTGAATCGGAAAAAGTTTGTAGAGCAACTGAAATCGTGAAAAAAATGCGCCCAGATATTGAAATTGATGGAGAAATGCAAGCTGACTTTGCATTATCCTCTGAATTATTAGAGCGCTCGTATGGTTTCTCAACCCTAAAAGGTCCGGCAAATGTACTTATTTTCCCAGATCTCACTTCAGGAAATGTTGCATATAAATTGCTTGGAAAATTGGGTGGAGCTACGACAATCGGTCCAATTTTGACTGGTATTAAAAAACCAGTGAATGTTTTAGCAAGAAATTCTGATATTGAAGAAATTGTTAATTTAATCACATTTACTGTGCATAGAGCGCAAAATGGAATGTAA
- the pepQ gene encoding Xaa-Pro dipeptidase, with the protein MNNLPALFSEHIKQRMNNAAEALIALNYRSLILGAGEPFTYFTDDANAVFRPNPHFAHWCPAKGAHHVIKYEPGKKPLLVYYAPDDFWHYHEPFINPFWAQEFEVIEVNSIDKIWSQLGDLSFSVFIGNETKYAAVHNVRINCELMTSRLNWYRRYKSNYEIYCISEANKLAAKGHIAAKNSFLDGASEYEIHMTYLQAMDCVDSDLPYTGIVALNKNGAILHYHNREITKNGKVLLIDSGASFNNYPSDITRTYTQNKVVNDFQDLLIQSEKMQLELCSQVKTGLYFPDLHTQCHLKIAEILENIGVLKIAGDYETAVNEGITKVFLPHGLGHMLGIQVHDIGGKQLDVQGNPAPKNSKNIFSSLRFVGTLEQNMVVTIEPGIYFIPILLNNFRSNSSYADKINWNLVERLIPFGGIRIEDNVVVQGYSQRNLTREFLP; encoded by the coding sequence ATGAACAACCTGCCAGCTCTTTTTTCAGAACATATTAAACAAAGAATGAATAATGCTGCTGAGGCTCTTATTGCGCTCAACTACCGCTCCCTCATTTTAGGAGCAGGAGAACCTTTTACGTATTTTACTGACGATGCAAATGCAGTGTTCCGCCCTAACCCGCACTTTGCCCATTGGTGCCCTGCAAAAGGCGCTCACCACGTTATAAAATACGAACCTGGAAAAAAACCTCTTCTTGTTTATTATGCACCTGATGATTTTTGGCACTACCATGAACCTTTTATCAATCCTTTTTGGGCTCAAGAATTTGAAGTAATTGAAGTCAATTCCATTGATAAAATTTGGTCACAACTTGGCGATCTCAGTTTTTCTGTATTTATTGGCAATGAAACAAAATACGCAGCCGTCCATAATGTTCGAATCAATTGTGAGCTCATGACTTCGCGTTTAAATTGGTACAGAAGATATAAGTCTAATTATGAAATTTATTGTATTTCTGAAGCAAATAAACTTGCTGCTAAAGGACATATTGCAGCAAAAAACTCTTTCTTAGATGGAGCTTCTGAATATGAAATTCATATGACATATTTACAAGCTATGGATTGTGTAGATTCCGATCTCCCCTACACAGGAATTGTTGCACTCAATAAAAACGGAGCTATTTTACATTATCATAATCGTGAAATTACTAAAAATGGTAAAGTCCTTTTAATAGATTCTGGCGCATCATTTAATAATTACCCATCAGATATAACAAGAACATATACTCAAAATAAAGTGGTTAATGATTTTCAAGACCTCTTAATTCAATCTGAAAAAATGCAGCTTGAATTGTGTTCTCAAGTTAAGACTGGCTTATATTTTCCTGATTTACACACTCAATGCCATTTAAAAATTGCAGAAATTTTAGAAAACATTGGAGTGCTTAAAATAGCAGGCGATTATGAAACCGCTGTAAATGAAGGAATAACAAAAGTTTTTTTACCGCATGGCTTGGGACATATGCTTGGTATTCAAGTACATGATATAGGAGGAAAACAATTGGATGTACAAGGCAATCCAGCTCCTAAAAATTCAAAAAATATTTTTAGTTCTTTACGTTTTGTTGGTACACTTGAACAAAATATGGTTGTTACGATAGAACCAGGAATATATTTTATTCCAATCTTATTAAATAATTTTAGAAGTAACAGCTCTTATGCAGATAAAATAAATTGGAATTTAGTTGAAAGACTTATCCCTTTTGGGGGCATAAGAATTGAAGATAATGTTGTTGTTCAAGGTTATTCACAAAGAAATTTAACACGAGAATTTCTTCCATAA
- a CDS encoding NUDIX hydrolase, which translates to MCEINKYGNRDIILRALKRYKDESILGIFKGYEEQTQEQLISLSRMIDFIKSEENCFQRSNLCGHVTGSSMVVNKDFTKVLMTFHAKLKKWLQLGGHCDGDHLVHNVSLREANEESGSNLLHLLNYFAFPQKYNMNDLENIIPFDLDIHEIPARLAEQAHLHYDIRYLILAEKEDDILISEESLDLQWIPIHEIQNYTNEYSTIRQFKKLNLLIQSL; encoded by the coding sequence ATGTGTGAAATAAATAAATACGGAAATCGTGATATCATTTTGAGAGCATTAAAACGTTATAAAGATGAATCAATTCTTGGAATATTTAAGGGTTATGAAGAACAAACACAGGAACAATTGATTTCTTTGTCGCGGATGATTGATTTTATCAAGAGTGAAGAAAATTGTTTTCAAAGAAGTAATTTATGCGGGCATGTGACTGGTTCATCGATGGTAGTCAACAAAGATTTTACAAAAGTTTTGATGACTTTTCATGCAAAACTAAAGAAGTGGCTGCAACTGGGTGGACACTGTGATGGTGATCATTTGGTGCACAATGTTTCTCTGCGGGAGGCAAACGAGGAGTCTGGCTCAAATCTCCTTCACTTATTAAACTATTTTGCTTTTCCTCAAAAATACAATATGAATGATCTTGAAAATATTATTCCTTTTGATTTAGATATACATGAAATACCTGCAAGATTGGCAGAGCAGGCACATCTTCATTATGATATACGTTATTTAATCTTAGCAGAAAAAGAAGATGATATTTTAATTTCTGAAGAATCATTAGATTTGCAATGGATACCAATTCATGAAATTCAAAACTATACTAATGAATATAGTACAATTAGACAGTTTAAAAAATTAAATTTATTGATTCAATCTTTATAA